From the genome of Acidobacteriota bacterium, one region includes:
- the bshB1 gene encoding bacillithiol biosynthesis deacetylase BshB1, translated as MYLYRKENDDRLDVLFVGAHPDDVEILAGGTVAVLVRLGYRVGVVDLTRGEAGSRGTPELRRQESVEAAQVLDVALRYTPGCPDGELENTREARLEMVRFIRRHRPRQVYTHHPRDPHPDHTAAFLLTRAAVHNAGLGKVAPGSEPFRPHYLFAFAPPHRVEPSFLVDVSEAWETKCRAVRCHASQVAPRREGEAPTFLGQSRFFGLMEAHSLSLGALVGVKHAEAFHTFSCLVTDDPLRSFGRKTGRLL; from the coding sequence ATGTACCTTTATCGCAAAGAGAACGACGACCGGCTCGACGTGCTTTTCGTGGGGGCGCACCCCGACGACGTCGAGATCCTGGCGGGCGGGACCGTGGCCGTCCTGGTGCGCCTGGGCTACCGCGTGGGCGTGGTGGACCTGACCCGGGGGGAGGCCGGCAGCCGGGGGACACCGGAACTGCGGCGCCAGGAAAGCGTGGAGGCCGCCCAGGTCCTGGATGTCGCCCTCCGCTACACCCCGGGCTGCCCCGACGGCGAACTGGAGAACACCCGGGAAGCGCGGTTGGAGATGGTGCGGTTCATCCGGCGCCACCGGCCGCGGCAGGTCTACACCCACCACCCCCGCGACCCGCACCCGGACCACACCGCCGCCTTTCTCCTCACGCGGGCGGCCGTCCACAACGCCGGCCTCGGCAAGGTGGCCCCGGGTTCGGAGCCCTTCCGGCCCCACTACCTCTTCGCCTTCGCCCCGCCGCACCGGGTGGAGCCCTCGTTTTTGGTGGACGTCTCCGAGGCGTGGGAAACCAAGTGCCGGGCCGTGCGCTGCCACGCCTCCCAGGTGGCCCCCCGCCGCGAGGGGGAAGCCCCCACTTTCCTCGGCCAGTCCCGCTTTTTCGGGCTGATGGAGGCGCATTCCCTCAGCCTGGGGGCCCTGGTCGGGGTGAAGCACGCGGAGGCCTTTCACACGTTCAGCTGCCTCGTGACGGACGACCCTCTCCGGTCGTTCGGAAGGAAAACGGGCCGCCTGTTGTGA